A stretch of the Aphis gossypii isolate Hap1 chromosome 2, ASM2018417v2, whole genome shotgun sequence genome encodes the following:
- the LOC114130920 gene encoding focal adhesion kinase 1 isoform X3 codes for MLAGALDRVLPGRRSYLHRVNVERRPRPPSQSRPHSYHGGVTAVESQRRDGLRTSGRKLAAKFWSAAVVAGRSAVPEPAAVRKRTPATAAATTTCSNGGFSNVSHTWRFKRLSHGSRTPVEEPSAKSTEMAESGSGAAMAPAAKTGSIKVHLPNNGFNIVKFIDNINVKGIISLVTGRLANGCLQYQGVYGLQLYHPLSGEVHWLHQDCTMSEIYLKYDEQYPMSEWRFELRVRYSPDDMEDLYDRDRFTYFFYYDQVRFDYLKKNDPATRVDTEIAVQLCCLQIKCFFREVPHMSLEKKSNLEYLEREIGLNKFLPYYILESTKPKNLRKMIQQQYKKYLQTPEKECVLQFLNLVWSFYKYDEEQFKCSIGSGWTIPVDLVIGPRHGISYINNQGSAPTKMADFAHIENIQTLVSECETHRKTLVQLQVTDSADPLVLSCTTLEHMYSLANLIDGYCQLARKTNVSLWNKKAAVWNRFPCPCDSKDSGKIKAKVPARFSDDYPDDGPIEEEGDYSTLANCNYELHRDQVELGEIIGEGQFGDVHKGACHMRSIKNKPGNAVAVAIKTCKPDADMATTDKFLEEAYIMQQFDHPHIIRLIGVCCSPPVWIVMELAKLGELRAYLQNNQAHLDLATLILYSYQLSTALSYLESKKFVHRDIAARNVLVSSHHCVKLADFGLSRWVQDQSYYKASKGKLPIKWMSPESINFRRFTTASDVWMFGVCMWEILMMGVKPFQGIKNNDVIGKIENGERLALPPKCPPRLYSLMSQCWSFEPSKRPTFKDVKEVLNEILIEERHQQKETLRRENRRVHTLSWGSSGSLDDPSAPPKPSRQPSVDLHNNKSAELPVSTYIVAQNAEVLAHLLKENEQRGVVNPSVYTTPATGFNTGAKHFVNNSIGVYDNEPLSEVEQLERKLRQQQIESERDNLWLAEEETNLKKRLSLVASASDNESIDGRSSLTPPSSLDRSTKTKPTEERVVVIKKLEPTPTADLDRTNDKVYECTTLVVKAVMTLSQGVQQNQTDRYLELVKEVGLQLRALLTSVDSLVPYFPQSAHKQVEMAHKVLSKDMAELVNAMKLAQNYCHTAVDYLYSKEMLSSGHILAMDAKNLLDVVDSVRMQYPEVEAMISGRQSETAKEQHPGVTAS; via the exons ATGTTAGCCGGCGCGCTTGACCGCGTGTTGCCGGGCCGCCGGTCGTACCTGCACCGGGTGAACGTGGAAAGACGTCCCCGACCGCCGTCCCAGTCCCGGCCGCACAGTTACCACGGCGGCGTGACGGCCGTCGAGTCGCAACGTCGCGACGGTTTGAGGACGAGCGGACGAAAGTTGGCCGCGAAATTTTGGTCAGCGGCGGTGGTGGCGGGTAGATCCGCGGTTCCGGAGCCGGCGGCCGTACGAAAGCGGACGCCGGCCACCGCCGCGGCCACGACCACCTGCAGCAACGGTGGATTCTCAAACGTTTCGCACACGTGGCGTTTCAAGCGGCTAAG TCATGGTAGCAGAACGCCGGTGGAGGAACCGTCGGCCAAATCAACAGAAATGGCTGAAAGCGGCAGCGGGGCCGCAATGGCTCCAGCTGCCAAAACGGGATCAATCAAAGTGCATTTGCCTAACAACGGATTCAATATCgtaaaatttatagataacATCAATGTcaag GGTATCATATCTCTAGTCACCGGACGTTTGGCCAATGGGTGTCTTCAGTATCAAGGCGTTTACGGATTGCAGCTGTACCATCCGTTATCTGGCGAGGTTCACTGGTTACATCAGGATTGCACAATGTCTGAg ATTTACCTTAAATACGACGAACAGTATCCAATGTCCGAATGGAGGTTTGAGCTGCGCGTACGGTACTCGCCCGACGACATGGAAGACCTATACGACCGAGATCGGTTTACTTATTTCTTCTATTACGATCAA GTACGGTtcgattatttgaaaaaaaacgacCCGGCTACCCGAGTGGACACTGAGATAGCTGTACAACTCTGctgtttacaaataaaatgcttTTTCCGggaagttcctcatatgtcgTTGGAAAAGAAATCCAATTTGGAGTACCTGGAACGCGAA ATCGGACTTAACAAATTCCTACCCTACTATATACTAGAATCAACGAAACCAAAGAAtttacgaaaaatgattcaacaacagtataaaaaatatttgcaaacgCCGGAAAAAGAATGCGTGCTACAATTTCTCAATCTCGTTTGGTCGTTTTACAAGTACGACGAAGAGCAGTTCAAGTGTTCAATTGGA tctgGTTGGACGATACCGGTGGATCTAGTGATCGGACCTCGACACGGAATTTCTTACATCAACAATCAAGGATCGGCG CCCACCAAAATGGCGGATTTCGCTCACATCGAAAACATACAGACATTGGTGTCCGAATGTGAAACACACCGTAAAACCTTAGTGCAGCTTCAAGTGACCGACTCAGCTGATCCTCTAGTACTCAGCTGTACGACGCTCGAGCACATGTACAGCCTAGCCAATCTGATCGACGGTTACTGTCAACTAGCTAGGAAAACGAACGTTTCGTTATGGAATAAAAAAG CTGCCGTGTGGAACCGTTTTCCTTGCCCGTGTGATTCTAAAG acTCGGGAAAAATCAAAGCCAAAGTGCCCGCAAGGTTTTCCGACGATTATCCTGACGATGGTCCAATTGAAGAAGAAGGCGATTACTCAACACTTGCTA ATTGTAATTACGAACTGCATCGCGATCAAGTTGAATTGGGTGAAATCATTGGAGAAGGTCAATTTGGTGATGTGCATAAAGGAGCATGCCACATgcgttcaattaaaaataaaccaggAAACGCTGTGGCAGTAGCCATAAAAACATGTAAACCTGATGCGGACATGGCAACTACTGACAAATTTTTGGAAGAAGCAT ACATTATGCAACAGTTTGATCACCCACACATCATACGACTGATTGGAGTTTGTTGTTCACCGCCTGTGTGGATTGTAATGGAATTGGCCAAGCTAGGTGAATTACGGGCGTACTTACAGAACAATCAGGCTCATTTAGACTTGGCTACTCTTATCCTGTATTCGTATCAACTTTCCACAGCTTTATCGTATCTCGAATCTAAGAAGTTTGTTCACag AGATATCGCCGCTAGAAATGTATTAGTGTCGTCTCACCACTGTGTAAAACTGGCCGACTTTGGTCTGTCACGATGGGTCCAAGACCAAAGCTACTACAAGGCATCCAAAGGCAAACTACCAATCAAGTGGATGTCACCGGAGTCTATTAACTTCCGCCGATTCACCACCGCTAGCGACGTTTGGATGTTTGGCGTGTGCATGTGGGAAATATTGATGATGGGCGTGAAACCGTTCCAGGGAATCAAGAACAATGATGTAATcggaaaaatcgaaaatggtGAGCGGCTAGCGTTGCCGCCCAAATGTCCCCCTAGGCTGTACAGTCTCATGTCACAATGTTGGTCGTTTGAGCCCAGTAAGAGGCCCACGTTCAAAGATGTCAAGGAAGTGCTCAA tgAGATATTGATCGAAGAGAGACACCAGCAGAAGGAAACGCTTCGGAGGGAAAACCGGAGGGTGCACACTCTGTCTTGGG gaTCCAGCGGCTCTCTTGACGACCCGTCTGCACCGCCCAAACCTTCCCGTCAACCGAGCGTGGACCTACACAATAACAAGTCCGCGGAACTACCCGTGTCCACGTACATAGTAGCCCAGAACGCCGAAGTGCTCGCTCACCTGTTGAAGGAGAATGAGCAGCGAGGCGTCGTCAACCCGTCCGTGTATACGACCCCGGCAACCGGATTCAACACG ggaGCCAAGCATTTTGTTAACAACTCTATCGGGGTATATGACAATGAACCCTTATCCGAAGTAGAACAGCTGGAACGAAAGCTAAGACAACAACAAATTGAGTCTGAGAGGGACAACTTATGGCTGGCCGAAGAGGAGACAAACTTA aaaaagcGACTATCTTTAGTAGCTAGTGCGTCAGACAATGAATCTATTGATGGTAGATCATCATTGACACCTCCTTCTTCTCTAGATAGAAGCACCAAAACAAAACCTACAGAAGAACGGGTTGTTGTAATAaaa AAACTCGAACCCACGCCAACAGCTGATTTGGACAGAACTAATGATAAAGTATATGAATGTACAACACTGGTTGTCAAAGCTGTTATGACCCTTTCACaag GGGTTCAACAAAATCAGACTGATCGATATTTGGAACTAGTCAAGGAGGTTGGTCTCCAACTCAGAGCTTTATTAACAAGTGTT